One Triticum dicoccoides isolate Atlit2015 ecotype Zavitan chromosome 5B, WEW_v2.0, whole genome shotgun sequence genomic window carries:
- the LOC119312928 gene encoding ycf20-like protein isoform X2 codes for MSALRLCKGAVESSPPGCRCWSGCSRSRNLVAAAAASSCAPRGAAAVACCRNKQQGSFRLVRAAPSFGRSSRGMQWAIKTMADDNPDNSGNSTRLFNAIQSFLKKLSGKLKKVSRGFPVKILFFLIGFYCATAFATVIGQTGDWDILSAGLAVAIVEVIGALMYRASFALLGRMKNMISIFNYWKAGLTLGLFLDSFKF; via the exons ATGTCAGCTCTCCGTCTGTGCAAGGGAGCCGTCGAGTCGTCGCCGCCGGGGTGCCGGTGCTGGTCGGGATGCTCGAGGTCGAGGAACCTTGTCGCCGCTGCTGCCGCGTCCTCCTGCGCCCCGAGAGGGGCTGCCGCCGTCGCGTGCTGCCGGAACAAGCAGCAGGGGAGCTTCCGCTTGGTGCGTGCGGCTCCTTCCTTCGGCAGAAGCAGCAG GGGGATGCAATGGGCCATCAAGACTATGGCAGACGACAATCCAGACAATTCTGGCAATAGCACTCGGCTGTTTAATGCAATTCAATCTTTTTTAAAGAAGTTGTCTGGCAAGCTGAAGAAAGTAAGTAGAGGGTTTCCAGTAAAGATCCTATTCTTCCTGATAGGATTTTACTGTGCCACGGCATTTGCTACCGTCATCGGGCAAACAGGCGACTGGGACATACTTTCTGCCGGCCTTGCTGTTGCCATCGTCGAGGTTATTGGCGCTCTCATGTACAGGGCTTCCTTTGCGCTTCTTGGCAGGATGAAGAATATGATTTCCATATTCAATTACTGGAAAGCCGGGCTCACGCTTGGATTGTTCTTGGATTCGTTCAA ATTTTAG
- the LOC119312928 gene encoding ycf20-like protein isoform X1: MSALRLCKGAVESSPPGCRCWSGCSRSRNLVAAAAASSCAPRGAAAVACCRNKQQGSFRLVRAAPSFGRSSRGMQWAIKTMADDNPDNSGNSTRLFNAIQSFLKKLSGKLKKVSRGFPVKILFFLIGFYCATAFATVIGQTGDWDILSAGLAVAIVEVIGALMYRASFALLGRMKNMISIFNYWKAGLTLGLFLDSFKYEVDELLESCSPFNFEINIFTGLW; this comes from the exons ATGTCAGCTCTCCGTCTGTGCAAGGGAGCCGTCGAGTCGTCGCCGCCGGGGTGCCGGTGCTGGTCGGGATGCTCGAGGTCGAGGAACCTTGTCGCCGCTGCTGCCGCGTCCTCCTGCGCCCCGAGAGGGGCTGCCGCCGTCGCGTGCTGCCGGAACAAGCAGCAGGGGAGCTTCCGCTTGGTGCGTGCGGCTCCTTCCTTCGGCAGAAGCAGCAG GGGGATGCAATGGGCCATCAAGACTATGGCAGACGACAATCCAGACAATTCTGGCAATAGCACTCGGCTGTTTAATGCAATTCAATCTTTTTTAAAGAAGTTGTCTGGCAAGCTGAAGAAAGTAAGTAGAGGGTTTCCAGTAAAGATCCTATTCTTCCTGATAGGATTTTACTGTGCCACGGCATTTGCTACCGTCATCGGGCAAACAGGCGACTGGGACATACTTTCTGCCGGCCTTGCTGTTGCCATCGTCGAGGTTATTGGCGCTCTCATGTACAGGGCTTCCTTTGCGCTTCTTGGCAGGATGAAGAATATGATTTCCATATTCAATTACTGGAAAGCCGGGCTCACGCTTGGATTGTTCTTGGATTCGTTCAAGTATGAAGTGGATGAACTCCTTGAATCATGTAGTCCGTTCAACTTTGAGATTAATATATTTACTGGGCTTTGGTAA
- the LOC119306843 gene encoding probable indole-3-pyruvate monooxygenase YUCCA10, with the protein MEEVVVLIVGAGPAGLATSACLSQFSIPYVIVERENCSASLWRNRTYDRLKLHLAREFCELPHMPYPADTPTYIPKNTFIKYVDDYIECFTIHPRYLTIVESSTYDFNGKYWSIMARDMSKCTIVNYRAKFLVVASGENSVKNIPVLSGLENFPGEAIHSSCYKSGIDYSGRNVLVIGSGNSGMEIAYDLASHGANTSIVIRSPIHVMTKELIRLGMTLVHYLPLKMIDDLLLTMANFVFGDLSRHGITRPEKGPFVLKSETGRSAVIDVGTIGLIKKDKIKVNGRITKIKGKTIEFEGGKEASFDAIVFATGYKSTTNLWLKNDEDMLNSDGVPKKQFPNHWKGANGLYCAGLGRRGLAGIAMDAKNIANDIKRSIDSMCS; encoded by the exons ATGGAGGAGGTCGTAGTTTTGATTGTTGGCGCAGGGCCTGCAGGCCTCGCAACTTCAGCATGCCTTAGCCAATTCTCCATCCCCTATGTCATCGTTGAGCGTGAGAATTGCAGCGCATCACTATGGCGCAACCGCACATATGACCGTTTGAAGCTACATCTAGCAAGGGAATTTTGTGAGTTGCCACACATGCCGTACCCAGCAGATACCCCAACATACATACCAAAGAACACTTTCATCAAGTACGTGGATGACTACATTGAGTGTTTCACTATCCATCCGAGGTATCTCACTATTGTTGAGTCATCCACATATGACTTCAATGGAAAATATTGGTCCATCATGGCGCGCGACATGTCAAAGTGCACAATAGTTAATTACAGGGCGAAGTTTCTTGTTGTGGCAAGTGGTGAGAATAGTGTTAAGAATATTCCAGTGCTCTCTGGCCTGGAAAACTTCCCGGGTGAGGCCATCCACTCATCATGTTACAAGTCAGGCATTGACTACTCCGGTAGGAATGTGTTGGTCATCGGATCTGGTAACTCTGGGATGGAGATCGCCTACGACCTTGCTTCTCATGGTGCCAATACTTCTATAGTTATACGAAGTCCG ATTCATGTAATGACAAAGGAATTAATCCGACTAGGGATGACACTAGTCCATTATCTTCCACTAAAGATGATAGATGATCTCCTTTTGACGATGGCAAATTTTGTATTCGGGGACCTCTCTAGGCATGGCATCACAAGACCAGAAAAGGGTCCATTTGTCCTGAAGTCGGAAACTGGTCGATCCGCAGTGATTGATGTTGGCACCATAGGGTTAATCAAGAAAGACAAAATTAAA GTTAATGGAAGGATTACTAAGATCAAAGGAAAAACAATTGAATTTGAAGGTGGGAAGGAAGCCTCCTTTGATGCCATTGTGTTTGCAACCGGATACAAAAGCACAACAAATCTGTGGCTCAAG AATGATGAGGACATGCTTAATAGCGACGGCGTGCCCAAGAAGCAATTCCCTAATCATTGGAAAGGGGCAAATGGGCTCTATTGTGCCGGGTTAGGGAGAAGGGGATTGGCCGGTATTGCCATGGATGCTAAGAACATTGCGAATGACATTAAACGCAGCATAGACTCTATGTGCAGCTAA